A region from the Rosa rugosa chromosome 6, drRosRugo1.1, whole genome shotgun sequence genome encodes:
- the LOC133717128 gene encoding uncharacterized protein LOC133717128 isoform X2, which yields MDISPPPSPSSTPTLTLLHSLSLWQAASVFNSKKGTRMYNQQEGHELISMTYTWTIDNFSKIKTRRHYSDGFVVGDFKWRIVVYPKGSNGRQYLSMYLNVADASKLPSGWSRYAEFTLTVVNQFNSDKSITIDTQHQFSEKKSDWGFTSFMPLSELFDPNEGYLVDDTCIVEAEVAVSKADIKVLKDQETAFLEQELQSQSSDVESVKYSDASTTHTSLSNEQTLAFQDAINSDPVRPNVDSVKVRSLKIEPRSDQVLPDQETDSPVSPPIVEDNDEAPSTPLTPVGELVDFRGLGKVDKAFVPLLEEVWSWHPSLISFRRKRSLMFSGWAFTALGRLLHFLNTTKVKDMMEDPREHDPCEHLQVLWEEVETFRFDLSWLEPYVQSALGMKKFREREGVLKKLREDDDALKTEIKRLRERLSVAEVDHAVAKRNLAKAEESFGEANLNRKLGYGRH from the exons ATGGATATAAGTCCTCCTCCATCACCTTCCTCCACACCCACACTCACTctccttcactctctctctctgtggcaAGCCGCAAGCgtattcaactcaaaaaaag GTACAAGAATGTATAACCAGCAAGAGGGTCATGAGCTTATATCCATGACCTACACCTGGACAATCGACAACTTCTCTAAGATCAAAACCCGGAGACATTACTCTGATGGTTTTGTCGTCGGGGATTTCAAATG GCGGATCGTGGTGTATCCAAAAGGGAGCAATGGGAGGCAATACTTGTCCATGTACTTGAACGTTGCAGATGCTTCAAAGTTACCATCCGGGTGGAGTCGATATGCCGAGTTCACCTTGACTGTCGTTAATCAATTTAACAGCGACAAATCGATAACAATAG ACACTCAGCATCAGTTCAGTGAAAAAAAAAGTGACTGGGGCTTCACATCATTCATGCCTCTGAGTGAGCTTTTTGACCCGAATGAAGGGTATCTCGTGGATGACACATGTATTGTTGAAGCTGAGGTTGCAGTCAGTAAAGCTGACATTAAGGTTTTAAAAGACCAAGAAACTGCCTTTCTTGAGCAGGAACTTCAAAGTCAGTCTTCAGATGTGGAATCTGTGAAATATTCAGATGCTTCAACCACACATACATCACTTAGTAATGAACAGACGCTTGCTTTTCAGGATGCAATAAATTCTGACCCTGTTCGACCAAATGTTGATTCTGTTAAAGTTCGAAGCTTGAAAATAGAACCAAGATCTGATCAAGTGCTTCCTGACCAGGAGACTGATAGCCCAGTTAGCCCTCCCATAGTTGAGGACAACGATGAAGCTCCCTCCACCCCACTGACCCCAGTTGGCGAGCTTGTAGATTTCAGGGGATTAGGGAAAGTAGATAAAGCTTTTGTTCCACTGCTGGAAGAAGTCTGGTCATGGCATCCTTCGTTGATTAGCTTCCGGAGGAAAAGAAGTCTCATGTTTAGTGGATGGGCATTCACAGCTTTGGGTCGACTATTGCATTTTCTGAACACTACAAAGGTTAAGGATATGATGGAGGATCCACGTGAGCATGATCCATGTGAGCACCTTCAAGTTTTGTGGGAGGAGGTTGAGACCTTCAGATTCGACTTGAGTTGGCTGGAGCCTTATGTTCAATCAGCTTTGGGAATGAAGAAGTTTAGGGAGAGGGAAGGAGTATTGAAGAAACTCAGAGAGGATGATGATGCTTTGAAGACTGAAATAAAGAGGTTAAGGGAGAGGCTGTCTGTTGCTGAGGTAGATCACGCAGTTGCAAAAAGAAACCTGGCAAAGGCAGAGGAAAGCTTTGGTGAGGCAAATTTGAACCGCAAGCTCGGTTATGGGAGGCATTAG
- the LOC133717128 gene encoding uncharacterized protein LOC133717128 isoform X1: MDISPPPSPSSTPTLTLLHSLSLWQAASVFNSKKVGTRMYNQQEGHELISMTYTWTIDNFSKIKTRRHYSDGFVVGDFKWRIVVYPKGSNGRQYLSMYLNVADASKLPSGWSRYAEFTLTVVNQFNSDKSITIDTQHQFSEKKSDWGFTSFMPLSELFDPNEGYLVDDTCIVEAEVAVSKADIKVLKDQETAFLEQELQSQSSDVESVKYSDASTTHTSLSNEQTLAFQDAINSDPVRPNVDSVKVRSLKIEPRSDQVLPDQETDSPVSPPIVEDNDEAPSTPLTPVGELVDFRGLGKVDKAFVPLLEEVWSWHPSLISFRRKRSLMFSGWAFTALGRLLHFLNTTKVKDMMEDPREHDPCEHLQVLWEEVETFRFDLSWLEPYVQSALGMKKFREREGVLKKLREDDDALKTEIKRLRERLSVAEVDHAVAKRNLAKAEESFGEANLNRKLGYGRH; encoded by the exons ATGGATATAAGTCCTCCTCCATCACCTTCCTCCACACCCACACTCACTctccttcactctctctctctgtggcaAGCCGCAAGCgtattcaactcaaaaaaag TAGGTACAAGAATGTATAACCAGCAAGAGGGTCATGAGCTTATATCCATGACCTACACCTGGACAATCGACAACTTCTCTAAGATCAAAACCCGGAGACATTACTCTGATGGTTTTGTCGTCGGGGATTTCAAATG GCGGATCGTGGTGTATCCAAAAGGGAGCAATGGGAGGCAATACTTGTCCATGTACTTGAACGTTGCAGATGCTTCAAAGTTACCATCCGGGTGGAGTCGATATGCCGAGTTCACCTTGACTGTCGTTAATCAATTTAACAGCGACAAATCGATAACAATAG ACACTCAGCATCAGTTCAGTGAAAAAAAAAGTGACTGGGGCTTCACATCATTCATGCCTCTGAGTGAGCTTTTTGACCCGAATGAAGGGTATCTCGTGGATGACACATGTATTGTTGAAGCTGAGGTTGCAGTCAGTAAAGCTGACATTAAGGTTTTAAAAGACCAAGAAACTGCCTTTCTTGAGCAGGAACTTCAAAGTCAGTCTTCAGATGTGGAATCTGTGAAATATTCAGATGCTTCAACCACACATACATCACTTAGTAATGAACAGACGCTTGCTTTTCAGGATGCAATAAATTCTGACCCTGTTCGACCAAATGTTGATTCTGTTAAAGTTCGAAGCTTGAAAATAGAACCAAGATCTGATCAAGTGCTTCCTGACCAGGAGACTGATAGCCCAGTTAGCCCTCCCATAGTTGAGGACAACGATGAAGCTCCCTCCACCCCACTGACCCCAGTTGGCGAGCTTGTAGATTTCAGGGGATTAGGGAAAGTAGATAAAGCTTTTGTTCCACTGCTGGAAGAAGTCTGGTCATGGCATCCTTCGTTGATTAGCTTCCGGAGGAAAAGAAGTCTCATGTTTAGTGGATGGGCATTCACAGCTTTGGGTCGACTATTGCATTTTCTGAACACTACAAAGGTTAAGGATATGATGGAGGATCCACGTGAGCATGATCCATGTGAGCACCTTCAAGTTTTGTGGGAGGAGGTTGAGACCTTCAGATTCGACTTGAGTTGGCTGGAGCCTTATGTTCAATCAGCTTTGGGAATGAAGAAGTTTAGGGAGAGGGAAGGAGTATTGAAGAAACTCAGAGAGGATGATGATGCTTTGAAGACTGAAATAAAGAGGTTAAGGGAGAGGCTGTCTGTTGCTGAGGTAGATCACGCAGTTGCAAAAAGAAACCTGGCAAAGGCAGAGGAAAGCTTTGGTGAGGCAAATTTGAACCGCAAGCTCGGTTATGGGAGGCATTAG